A region from the Brassica napus cultivar Da-Ae chromosome C8, Da-Ae, whole genome shotgun sequence genome encodes:
- the LOC111197743 gene encoding signal peptide peptidase-like 5 isoform X1, which yields MSLPPFSCRILAAAVALYLTGLLCLGAGEAPSKDAAAPKIPGCSNEYQMVKVENWVNGENGEDFSGMTAQFGAVLPSDKDKAVRLPVVLTTPLNSCSNLTSKLSGSIALSVRGECTFTAKAQVAQAGGAAALVLINDKEELDEMACTEGESPLTLTIPVLMITTSSGDALKKSLVANKKVELLLYAPKSPVVDYAVAFLWLMSVGTVFIASVWSHCTGPKENDEEYNELSPKKSSVDGATKDATKDDDETLDISATGAVIFVISASTFLVLLFFFMSSWFILILTVFFCIGGMQGMHNIIYTLITMRCNKCGRKTVKVPLFGNVTILSLMVLLFCFVVAVVWFINRKTSYAWAGQDIFGICLMINVLQVARLPNIRVATILLCCAFCYDIFWVFLSPLIFKQSVMIAVARGSKDTGESIPMLLRFPRLSDPWGGYNMIGFGDILFPGLLICFIFRYDRENNKGVVKGYFPWLMFGYGLGLFLTYLGLYLMNGHGQPALLYLVPCTLGITVILGLVRKELRDLWNYGTQEPSVSDVNPSPGA from the exons ATGTCGTTGCCTCCGTTTAGCTGCCGCATTCTCGCGGCAGCCGTGGCCCTCTATCTAACCGGTCTGCTATGCCTTGGTGCTGGTGAAGCTCCTTCTAAAGATGCCGCGGCTCCCAAGATTCCTGGCTGTTCCAACGAATATCAAATG GTCAAGGTTGAGAATTGGGTTAACGGAGAAAATGGTGAAGATTTTAGTGGCATGACTGCTCAGTTTGGTGCCGTGCTTCCGTCTGATAAAGACAAAGCTGTTAGACTTCCTGTTGTTCTTACCACTCCTTTGAACAGTTGCTCAAATTTAACCTCAAAG CTATCTGGTTCCATTGCGTTATCTGTACGTGGGGAATGTACATTCACAGCTAAGGCTCAGGTTGCACAGGCAGGAGGAGCTGCAGCTTTGGTTTTAATAAACGATAAAGAAG agCTGGATGAGATGGCTTGTACTGAGGGAGAATCTCCCTTAACTCTTACTATACCTGTTTTGATGATTACTACATCATCTGGAGATGCCTTGAAGAAATCCCTTGTGGCAAATAAGAAAG TGGAGCTATTATTGTATGCTCCAAAAAGCCCAGTTGTGGATTATGCAGTGGCATTCCTCTGGCTAATGTCTGTTGGAACAGTATTCATTGCTTCTGTCTGGTCACATTGCACCGGTCCTAAGGAGAACGATGAGGAGTACAATGAATTATCACCAAAG AAGTCTTCAGTTGATGGTGCTACCAAAGATGCTACTAAAGATGACGATGAGACACTTGATATCAGTGCTACTGGTGCTGTTATCTTTGTCATATCAGCGTCCACGTTCCTtgtgttgctcttcttctttatGTCATCATGGTTCATCTTAATCCTGACCGTCTTTTTCTGCATTGGTGGTATGCAG GGAATGCATAATATTATCTATACCCTCATAACAAT GAGATGCAATAAATGTGGTCGGAAGACTGTGAAAGTCCCATTGTTTGGGAATGTAACGATTCTATCACTCATGGTTCTGTTGTTCTGCTTTGTGGTTGCTGTCGTCTGGTTCATAAACCGCAAAACATCGTATGCATGGGCCGGACAAGATATTTTT GGTATTTGCTTGATGATAAATGTCTTGCAAGTGGCTCGGCTACCTAATATCAGG GTTGCAACCATTCTTCTATGTTGTGCATTTTGTTATGACATCTTTTGGGTGTTCTTGTCACCATTAATCTTCAAGCAAAGTGTAATGATTGCG GTTGCACGTGGGAGCAAAGACACAGGAGAATCTATTCCCATGCTACTGAGATTTCCAAGGCTTTCTGATCCATGGGGTGGTTACAACATGATTGGTTTTGGAGACATTCTATTCCCGGGTCTTCTCATATGCTTTATCTTCAG ATACGACCGAGAAAACAACAAAGGAGTAGTGAAAGGCTATTTCCCATGGTTGATGTTTGGTTACGGACTTGGACTATTCTTGACATACTTGGGACTATATCTTATGAACGGACACGGACAACCTGCACTGCTCTATCTCGTGCCTTGCACTCTTG GTATAACGGTTATACTAGGGTTGGTGAGGAAAGAACTCAGAGACTTGTGGAACTACGGGACTCAGGAGCCTTCAGTTTCAGATGTAAATCCATCTCCAGGAGCATAA
- the LOC111197743 gene encoding signal peptide peptidase-like 5 isoform X2, which produces MSLPPFSCRILAAAVALYLTGLLCLGAGEAPSKDAAAPKIPGCSNEYQMVKVENWVNGENGEDFSGMTAQFGAVLPSDKDKAVRLPVVLTTPLNSCSNLTSKLSGSIALSVRGECTFTAKAQVAQAGGAAALVLINDKEELDEMACTEGESPLTLTIPVLMITTSSGDALKKSLVANKKVELLLYAPKSPVVDYAVAFLWLMSVGTVFIASVWSHCTGPKENDEEYNELSPKSSVDGATKDATKDDDETLDISATGAVIFVISASTFLVLLFFFMSSWFILILTVFFCIGGMQGMHNIIYTLITMRCNKCGRKTVKVPLFGNVTILSLMVLLFCFVVAVVWFINRKTSYAWAGQDIFGICLMINVLQVARLPNIRVATILLCCAFCYDIFWVFLSPLIFKQSVMIAVARGSKDTGESIPMLLRFPRLSDPWGGYNMIGFGDILFPGLLICFIFRYDRENNKGVVKGYFPWLMFGYGLGLFLTYLGLYLMNGHGQPALLYLVPCTLGITVILGLVRKELRDLWNYGTQEPSVSDVNPSPGA; this is translated from the exons ATGTCGTTGCCTCCGTTTAGCTGCCGCATTCTCGCGGCAGCCGTGGCCCTCTATCTAACCGGTCTGCTATGCCTTGGTGCTGGTGAAGCTCCTTCTAAAGATGCCGCGGCTCCCAAGATTCCTGGCTGTTCCAACGAATATCAAATG GTCAAGGTTGAGAATTGGGTTAACGGAGAAAATGGTGAAGATTTTAGTGGCATGACTGCTCAGTTTGGTGCCGTGCTTCCGTCTGATAAAGACAAAGCTGTTAGACTTCCTGTTGTTCTTACCACTCCTTTGAACAGTTGCTCAAATTTAACCTCAAAG CTATCTGGTTCCATTGCGTTATCTGTACGTGGGGAATGTACATTCACAGCTAAGGCTCAGGTTGCACAGGCAGGAGGAGCTGCAGCTTTGGTTTTAATAAACGATAAAGAAG agCTGGATGAGATGGCTTGTACTGAGGGAGAATCTCCCTTAACTCTTACTATACCTGTTTTGATGATTACTACATCATCTGGAGATGCCTTGAAGAAATCCCTTGTGGCAAATAAGAAAG TGGAGCTATTATTGTATGCTCCAAAAAGCCCAGTTGTGGATTATGCAGTGGCATTCCTCTGGCTAATGTCTGTTGGAACAGTATTCATTGCTTCTGTCTGGTCACATTGCACCGGTCCTAAGGAGAACGATGAGGAGTACAATGAATTATCACCAAAG TCTTCAGTTGATGGTGCTACCAAAGATGCTACTAAAGATGACGATGAGACACTTGATATCAGTGCTACTGGTGCTGTTATCTTTGTCATATCAGCGTCCACGTTCCTtgtgttgctcttcttctttatGTCATCATGGTTCATCTTAATCCTGACCGTCTTTTTCTGCATTGGTGGTATGCAG GGAATGCATAATATTATCTATACCCTCATAACAAT GAGATGCAATAAATGTGGTCGGAAGACTGTGAAAGTCCCATTGTTTGGGAATGTAACGATTCTATCACTCATGGTTCTGTTGTTCTGCTTTGTGGTTGCTGTCGTCTGGTTCATAAACCGCAAAACATCGTATGCATGGGCCGGACAAGATATTTTT GGTATTTGCTTGATGATAAATGTCTTGCAAGTGGCTCGGCTACCTAATATCAGG GTTGCAACCATTCTTCTATGTTGTGCATTTTGTTATGACATCTTTTGGGTGTTCTTGTCACCATTAATCTTCAAGCAAAGTGTAATGATTGCG GTTGCACGTGGGAGCAAAGACACAGGAGAATCTATTCCCATGCTACTGAGATTTCCAAGGCTTTCTGATCCATGGGGTGGTTACAACATGATTGGTTTTGGAGACATTCTATTCCCGGGTCTTCTCATATGCTTTATCTTCAG ATACGACCGAGAAAACAACAAAGGAGTAGTGAAAGGCTATTTCCCATGGTTGATGTTTGGTTACGGACTTGGACTATTCTTGACATACTTGGGACTATATCTTATGAACGGACACGGACAACCTGCACTGCTCTATCTCGTGCCTTGCACTCTTG GTATAACGGTTATACTAGGGTTGGTGAGGAAAGAACTCAGAGACTTGTGGAACTACGGGACTCAGGAGCCTTCAGTTTCAGATGTAAATCCATCTCCAGGAGCATAA